A window of Candidatus Buchananbacteria bacterium CG10_big_fil_rev_8_21_14_0_10_42_9 contains these coding sequences:
- the grpE gene encoding nucleotide exchange factor GrpE, with protein sequence MSKKTEAKPKPNKVQELEAKCNEYLDGWKRAQADYQNLQKQVVKEKSQTIKFAQREIIEELLSVYDNFKMAVGHIPHHQEAEDWVIGIRHILKQLKSILENAAVHEILTVGEKFNPEVHEAVEQVATDEQHDGLVVEEVKPGYKMHGQVIQVAKVKVGVHKK encoded by the coding sequence ATGAGCAAAAAAACTGAAGCTAAACCAAAGCCAAATAAAGTTCAGGAATTGGAAGCCAAGTGTAATGAGTATTTAGACGGTTGGAAGCGGGCGCAGGCGGATTATCAAAATTTACAAAAACAAGTTGTTAAAGAGAAAAGTCAAACGATTAAATTTGCCCAACGTGAGATTATTGAAGAGCTTCTAAGCGTTTATGACAATTTTAAAATGGCGGTGGGGCATATACCGCACCACCAAGAAGCCGAGGATTGGGTGATTGGCATTCGTCACATTCTAAAGCAGTTGAAAAGTATTTTGGAAAACGCGGCCGTGCATGAAATTTTAACAGTCGGAGAAAAATTTAACCCAGAAGTTCATGAGGCCGTAGAACAGGTAGCTACCGACGAACAGCATGACGGTTTGGTAGTAGAAGAAGTAAAACCAGGATATAAAATGCATGGCCAAGTGATTCAAGTCGCTAAAGTAAAAGTTGGGGTACATAAAAAATAA
- a CDS encoding molecular chaperone DnaK produces the protein MGKILGIDLGTTNSAMAVMEGGQPKIIENKEGNRTTPSMVALSKTNERLAGLLAKRQAVTNPANTLFSIKRLIGRRWEDEEVQRDVKTMPYKIVKSGEGVKVKMGDKEHTPQEISAMILQKLKADAEEKLGEKIDEAVITVPAYFDDSQRQATKDAGEIAGLKVKRIINEPTAAALAYGFDKKKGQQILVYDLGGGTFDVSVLDVSEDTVEVKSTSGDTHLGGDDFDGRIIDWIIEEFKKDSGIDLSKDNLSLQRIKEAAEKAKIELSTAQETEINQPFITSDASGPKHLTLKLTRAKLEELVGDLVEKTMSPVKQALKDAKLEAKDIEEIVMVGGMTRMPLVNQTVEKFFGKKPNLSVNPDEVVALGAAVQAGVLQGDVKDVLLLDVTPLTLGIETLGGVATPLIERNTTIPASKSQIFSTAADNQPSVEVHVLQGERPMAADNKTLGRFILDGIPPAPRGVPQVEVSFDIDANGILNVSAKDKGTSKEQKITITASSGLSKDEIEKMKKDAEEHAGEDAKKKELVETKNLADTLVFTTEKALKDAGDKISADDKKAIEEKLEALKKVTDKDDLDAIKKASEELSQAAQKLGEAMYKQEQQGAQAQAKDKSEDQAKDEAGPVEGEFEEVKKEEGQDGNKESK, from the coding sequence ATGGGAAAAATATTAGGTATAGATTTAGGCACCACCAACTCCGCCATGGCGGTGATGGAAGGCGGCCAGCCAAAAATTATTGAAAACAAAGAAGGTAACCGTACTACACCTTCAATGGTCGCATTATCAAAAACAAATGAGCGTTTAGCTGGGTTATTAGCAAAGCGTCAAGCCGTTACCAATCCGGCTAATACCCTTTTTTCTATCAAGCGCTTGATAGGCCGACGCTGGGAAGACGAGGAGGTCCAAAGAGACGTTAAAACCATGCCGTATAAGATTGTAAAGTCTGGTGAAGGCGTGAAAGTGAAAATGGGCGATAAAGAACATACCCCTCAAGAAATTTCAGCTATGATTTTACAAAAGCTTAAAGCTGACGCTGAAGAAAAATTAGGCGAAAAAATTGATGAGGCGGTAATTACCGTGCCGGCCTACTTTGATGATTCGCAACGTCAAGCGACTAAAGACGCTGGTGAAATCGCGGGATTGAAAGTTAAACGAATTATTAATGAGCCAACCGCCGCGGCTTTAGCGTATGGTTTTGATAAAAAGAAGGGCCAGCAAATTTTGGTTTATGACCTTGGCGGCGGTACGTTTGATGTTTCAGTACTTGATGTCTCAGAAGATACCGTGGAAGTTAAATCAACCAGCGGCGACACTCATTTAGGCGGCGATGACTTTGACGGCCGCATAATTGATTGGATTATTGAGGAGTTTAAAAAAGATTCAGGAATTGATTTATCTAAAGATAATTTGTCATTGCAACGCATTAAAGAGGCGGCTGAAAAAGCTAAAATTGAATTATCGACCGCTCAAGAAACTGAAATTAACCAACCGTTTATTACCTCAGACGCCAGCGGCCCCAAGCACTTAACCTTGAAATTGACCCGGGCTAAGCTAGAAGAGTTAGTCGGTGATTTAGTTGAAAAAACTATGTCGCCAGTGAAGCAAGCTCTTAAAGACGCTAAGTTGGAAGCCAAAGACATTGAAGAAATAGTCATGGTCGGGGGAATGACCCGCATGCCATTAGTTAACCAAACAGTTGAAAAGTTTTTTGGCAAAAAGCCGAACTTAAGCGTTAATCCAGATGAAGTCGTGGCTCTTGGCGCGGCGGTGCAAGCGGGAGTATTGCAAGGAGACGTTAAGGATGTTTTATTGTTGGATGTAACACCATTAACTTTAGGGATTGAAACACTGGGAGGAGTAGCTACACCTTTAATTGAACGTAATACTACTATCCCCGCGAGCAAAAGCCAAATTTTTTCTACGGCGGCGGATAATCAACCGTCGGTGGAAGTGCATGTACTTCAGGGAGAACGGCCAATGGCAGCTGATAACAAAACTCTTGGCCGGTTTATTCTTGACGGTATTCCGCCAGCTCCCCGCGGCGTGCCACAAGTTGAGGTCAGTTTTGACATCGACGCCAATGGCATACTAAATGTATCCGCCAAAGATAAAGGTACGAGTAAGGAACAAAAAATTACTATTACTGCCTCTTCCGGTCTATCCAAAGATGAAATTGAGAAAATGAAAAAAGATGCCGAAGAGCACGCTGGCGAGGATGCCAAGAAGAAAGAATTAGTTGAAACTAAGAATTTAGCTGACACTTTAGTGTTTACTACTGAAAAAGCTTTGAAAGATGCAGGAGACAAAATATCCGCCGACGACAAAAAAGCGATTGAAGAGAAGCTAGAAGCGCTTAAAAAAGTGACAGACAAAGACGATTTAGACGCGATTAAAAAAGCATCAGAAGAATTGTCCCAGGCCGCTCAAAAATTAGGGGAAGCGATGTATAAGCAAGAGCAACAAGGCGCCCAAGCTCAAGCCAAGGATAAATCAGAAGATCAAGCCAAAGACGAGGCCGGGCCGGTCGAAGGGGAGTTTGAGGAGGTTAAAAAGGAAGAAGGCCAAGACGGCAACAAAGAGAGTAAATAA
- a CDS encoding sodium:proton exchanger has protein sequence MLLNLSLLLGGFILLIKSADWLVSGSSSLAKTFGIPSIIIGLTIVAFGTSAPEWIVTVFSSFSGFGNAAIGNVIGSNISNVALILGVAAIILPLSVDSKVISREIPFLILASLVMFLMVTRGFFSGEALLTLFRSDGLILIAFFSIFLYYLINEALRSGESFIEERRLKGEYADIAKNRKPLRAIGAFLIGVIGLALAGQLVVHGGVNLAGLLGISDAVVGLFAFSLGTSLPELVTTIKAVREKEPNLAIGNVVGSNVFNTLFVLGSAASITPIVYSSKLLFDVGLMFALSGILMFFSFTDRKISRVEGISLLVLYFLYLTFLFVRN, from the coding sequence ATGCTATTAAACTTATCATTACTTTTAGGCGGCTTTATTTTATTGATTAAAAGCGCTGATTGGTTAGTTTCTGGCAGTAGCAGTTTGGCCAAGACGTTTGGTATCCCAAGCATTATAATTGGGCTTACGATAGTGGCTTTTGGCACAAGCGCGCCGGAATGGATTGTCACTGTATTTTCGTCATTTAGCGGTTTTGGCAACGCGGCTATTGGTAACGTGATTGGGAGTAACATTTCAAACGTGGCTTTAATTTTGGGCGTGGCAGCGATAATTTTACCGCTTTCGGTTGATTCAAAAGTAATTTCCCGTGAAATCCCTTTTTTAATTTTAGCTTCACTAGTGATGTTTTTGATGGTGACGCGGGGATTTTTTTCCGGTGAAGCGTTGCTTACCCTTTTTCGCTCAGACGGATTAATTTTGATCGCCTTTTTTAGCATTTTTTTATATTACTTAATTAATGAGGCTTTGCGCTCAGGCGAAAGTTTTATTGAAGAAAGACGGTTGAAAGGTGAATATGCCGATATCGCTAAAAATCGCAAACCATTACGCGCTATCGGCGCATTTTTAATCGGCGTTATTGGTTTGGCTTTGGCTGGGCAGTTGGTGGTTCACGGCGGCGTTAATTTAGCTGGGCTGCTTGGAATTTCAGATGCAGTTGTTGGTTTATTTGCTTTTTCTTTGGGGACCTCATTGCCTGAACTTGTTACCACCATCAAGGCGGTTAGAGAAAAGGAGCCAAATTTAGCCATCGGTAACGTGGTTGGCAGTAATGTCTTTAACACCTTGTTTGTTTTGGGCTCTGCCGCTTCAATCACCCCCATTGTCTATAGTTCAAAATTGTTATTTGATGTCGGCTTAATGTTTGCCTTGTCTGGAATATTAATGTTTTTTAGCTTCACTGATAGAAAAATAAGCCGGGTAGAAGGGATTAGTTTGCTGGTGCTGTACTTTTTATACTTAACTTTTCTTTTTGTAAGAAATTAA
- a CDS encoding excinuclease ABC subunit C produces the protein MFYNYIIQSKKNKILYSGFTSDLKNRIKEHNQGRNKSTKENRPCELIYYEACLSRKDATRREKYLKTTQGRRLLKIRLKDYFYMKNIRNSSTG, from the coding sequence ATGTTTTATAACTATATAATTCAAAGCAAGAAGAACAAAATTTTGTACAGTGGTTTTACTTCTGATTTAAAGAATAGAATCAAAGAGCATAATCAAGGTAGAAATAAATCAACAAAAGAGAATCGTCCGTGTGAGCTGATTTATTACGAAGCATGTTTGAGTAGAAAAGATGCCACCAGGAGAGAAAAATATTTAAAAACAACCCAGGGTCGCCGTTTGTTAAAGATAAGACTCAAAGATTATTTTTATATGAAGAATATTCGAAATTCTTCTACTGGGTAA
- a CDS encoding DUF1059 domain-containing protein → MSNRKVADCRKFPSEKNCSLAISGTEDEVLTVAVRHAVNEHGHEDTSELVEQVRKTLADE, encoded by the coding sequence ATGAGCAACAGAAAAGTCGCAGATTGCCGAAAATTTCCTAGTGAAAAAAATTGCAGTTTAGCAATTTCAGGCACCGAAGACGAGGTTTTAACAGTGGCTGTGCGCCACGCCGTTAATGAGCATGGTCATGAAGATACGTCCGAATTAGTAGAACAAGTTAGAAAAACTTTAGCCGACGAATAG
- a CDS encoding glycoside hydrolase family 1 protein, with translation MREKEFTRHTLTSGQNSVVRQLPPHGNLRFPPNFLWGTATAAHQIEGNNIYNDWWEWEQIANHIENNDKSRRASNHYELYETDYSYINRMHNNAYRFSIEWSRLEPKEGEWDQKAADHYLDQLKSLKAKGITVMVTLHHFTLPRWLARQGGFKAPQSVDLFSRYVKFCAEEFGEYVDCWVTFNEPLVYLTQGYMVGVWPPGESSWSSLFRVAKNLRRSHISAYKIIHSILDRPSRKSQVGVAKNIISVFLYRKYNVIDIIVSRLISWNWNHSFLWATKKYHDYLGLNYYFHYRLEKSHWKTWQFFVDVRREHREMSDVGWEIYPPGIFSALLEFKKYRKPIYITENGIATRDESRRSRYLVSHLKEIYHAIYAGVDIRGYFYWSLIDNFEWEEGFHPRFGLIGVNYKTFEREFRDTAKVYREIAKNNMIPHRLLKLLGHAVAFEI, from the coding sequence ATGAGAGAAAAAGAATTTACCCGTCACACTTTAACCAGCGGTCAAAATTCAGTTGTTCGCCAACTTCCGCCGCACGGCAACTTACGCTTTCCGCCAAATTTTTTGTGGGGGACGGCCACGGCGGCCCATCAAATCGAAGGCAATAACATTTACAATGACTGGTGGGAATGGGAGCAAATCGCAAACCATATTGAAAACAATGACAAATCTCGACGCGCCTCAAATCATTATGAACTTTATGAGACGGATTATAGCTATATTAACAGGATGCACAATAATGCTTACAGATTTTCCATAGAATGGTCGCGCTTGGAACCAAAAGAAGGGGAGTGGGACCAAAAAGCAGCCGATCATTATTTAGATCAACTAAAAAGTTTAAAAGCTAAAGGGATTACCGTAATGGTAACCTTGCACCATTTTACTTTGCCTCGGTGGCTAGCTAGACAGGGCGGATTTAAAGCGCCCCAATCGGTTGACTTGTTTAGCCGCTACGTCAAATTTTGCGCCGAAGAATTTGGAGAATATGTTGACTGTTGGGTAACTTTTAACGAGCCGCTGGTTTATTTGACTCAAGGGTATATGGTGGGGGTTTGGCCGCCGGGCGAAAGTAGCTGGAGTTCTTTGTTTAGAGTCGCGAAGAATCTAAGGCGGTCGCATATTTCTGCTTATAAAATAATTCATTCAATTCTTGACCGGCCATCACGAAAAAGTCAAGTGGGGGTAGCAAAAAATATAATCTCTGTTTTTTTGTACCGTAAATATAATGTTATAGATATCATAGTTTCTCGTTTAATTAGCTGGAATTGGAACCATTCATTTTTGTGGGCGACCAAAAAATATCACGACTATTTGGGGTTGAACTATTACTTTCATTATCGGCTTGAAAAATCACATTGGAAGACCTGGCAATTTTTTGTTGACGTCAGGCGCGAGCATCGTGAAATGTCTGATGTGGGTTGGGAAATTTACCCTCCCGGCATTTTTAGCGCCTTACTAGAATTTAAAAAATATCGTAAGCCAATTTATATTACCGAAAATGGCATTGCCACAAGAGACGAAAGCCGCCGATCAAGGTATTTGGTGTCTCATTTAAAAGAAATATATCATGCCATTTATGCTGGCGTGGACATTCGCGGATATTTTTATTGGTCTTTAATTGACAATTTTGAATGGGAGGAAGGCTTTCATCCTCGCTTCGGCCTGATCGGAGTAAATTACAAAACATTTGAACGTGAATTTAGGGATACGGCTAAAGTTTACCGTGAAATTGCTAAAAATAATATGATCCCGCACCGCCTCTTAAAATTGTTAGGCCACGCCGTGGCGTTTGAAATTTAA